In one Saccharibacillus brassicae genomic region, the following are encoded:
- a CDS encoding gluconeogenesis factor YvcK family protein yields MNIKQQAQRPVRRPRIVVMGGGTGLSVMLRGLKQQPLDITAIVTVADDGGSSGILRSEMQMPPPGDIRNVLTSLADVEPLLSDMLSYRFKTGSGLAGHSLGNLILAAMTDISGDFVTAVRELGRVFAVRGVVYPAAKEGVILHAEMEDGTIVTGESSIPEYGGRIKRIFLEPAEVEALPEAVLAIQRADAILIGPGSLYTSLLPNLLVPQLAEAVVASNAIKMYICNVMTQPGETDGFSVGDHLQAVYDHVGSHLFDYVLVNSGHIPEDVQLRYAEEGATPVRLDLEEIAGTNCTVIADTFVKYGTYLRHDADKLSEHINRLVADWMIRKG; encoded by the coding sequence ATGAATATTAAGCAACAGGCGCAGCGGCCCGTGCGTCGCCCCCGAATCGTAGTGATGGGCGGCGGAACGGGTTTGTCCGTCATGCTGCGGGGTCTCAAGCAGCAGCCGCTCGACATTACGGCCATCGTGACGGTAGCCGACGACGGCGGCAGTTCCGGCATTCTGCGCAGCGAGATGCAGATGCCGCCCCCGGGCGATATCCGCAACGTGCTGACGTCGCTTGCCGACGTGGAGCCGCTGCTCTCGGACATGCTGAGCTACCGCTTCAAGACCGGAAGCGGTCTTGCGGGGCACAGCCTGGGCAATCTGATCCTGGCCGCCATGACGGACATCTCGGGCGACTTCGTCACCGCCGTGCGCGAGCTCGGGCGGGTATTCGCCGTCCGCGGAGTCGTCTACCCCGCCGCCAAGGAAGGCGTCATTTTGCATGCGGAAATGGAAGACGGCACGATCGTGACCGGCGAGTCGAGCATTCCGGAATACGGCGGACGAATCAAGCGGATTTTCCTCGAACCGGCCGAAGTCGAAGCGCTGCCGGAAGCCGTGCTGGCGATCCAGCGCGCCGACGCGATCCTGATCGGTCCGGGCAGCCTCTACACGAGCCTGCTGCCGAATCTGCTCGTGCCGCAGCTGGCCGAAGCGGTCGTCGCGTCCAACGCGATCAAGATGTATATTTGCAACGTCATGACCCAACCGGGCGAAACGGACGGGTTCAGCGTGGGCGACCATCTTCAGGCCGTGTACGACCATGTCGGCAGCCATCTGTTCGACTACGTGCTCGTCAACAGCGGGCATATTCCCGAAGACGTGCAGCTTCGCTACGCGGAAGAAGGCGCGACGCCGGTCCGGTTGGACCTGGAAGAGATCGCGGGCACGAACTGTACCGTCATTGCCGATACTTTCGTGAAGTACGGCACTTATCTGCGTCACGACGCGGATAAATTAAGCGAACACATAAACAGGCTGGTGGCAGACTGGATGATACGGAAGGGGTGA
- a CDS encoding DUF3298 and DUF4163 domain-containing protein — translation MMTNHNVQAWKKTTKMMTAAVLTAGLLLPVTAGIGTSGAHAAAAPATASATASVKVSWNGKALGANAYQAGGDTYVPVKALAKAAGLSLAFDKETGLYELGTSPNALTLSPYESNIWIGANGVGLQAEGRTKAGTMYVPLSVLRDYAGIDGTLNAGSIALKPAASPGVTVTEKTLKSSAAGKDAVINIRYPELAGSGAGIAKINAALKQHAQSFLKSFEADMKEFGPLSGEMHYEADANYMISYNKNGLFSAVMQDYSFYGGAHGGTVQTGYNFNLKTGAEVPLKQLLKANPKAFGELDKKVAAAFKKAGSLLSEDGFKTIGSKPGFYVRNGGFTIFFQQYEYTPYAAGIPSFDFTFASLLPKGTDPFAGL, via the coding sequence ATGATGACAAATCACAACGTGCAAGCATGGAAAAAAACGACCAAGATGATGACGGCCGCCGTCCTTACGGCAGGGCTGCTGCTGCCGGTCACGGCAGGAATCGGCACGAGCGGAGCCCATGCGGCGGCCGCCCCGGCAACCGCTTCCGCGACTGCCAGCGTCAAAGTGAGCTGGAACGGCAAAGCGCTGGGAGCGAACGCTTACCAGGCGGGCGGCGACACGTACGTGCCGGTCAAAGCTTTGGCCAAAGCCGCGGGCCTGTCGCTCGCTTTCGATAAAGAAACCGGTCTCTACGAGCTCGGCACGTCGCCGAACGCGCTGACGCTGTCGCCTTACGAGAGCAACATCTGGATCGGCGCGAACGGCGTAGGCCTCCAGGCGGAAGGCCGGACCAAAGCCGGCACGATGTACGTTCCGTTGTCCGTGCTGCGCGATTACGCGGGCATCGACGGCACGCTGAACGCAGGTTCCATCGCGCTTAAGCCGGCGGCAAGCCCGGGCGTTACCGTAACGGAGAAAACGCTCAAGAGCAGCGCGGCCGGCAAAGACGCGGTCATCAATATCCGGTATCCGGAGCTGGCCGGCAGCGGCGCGGGCATCGCGAAGATCAACGCGGCGCTCAAGCAGCACGCCCAGTCGTTCCTGAAGAGCTTCGAAGCCGACATGAAAGAATTCGGCCCGCTGTCGGGCGAGATGCACTACGAAGCGGATGCCAATTACATGATCTCCTACAACAAAAACGGACTGTTCAGCGCCGTGATGCAGGATTACTCGTTCTACGGCGGCGCTCACGGCGGCACGGTTCAGACCGGCTACAACTTCAACCTGAAGACGGGTGCAGAAGTGCCGCTGAAGCAGCTGCTCAAAGCGAATCCGAAAGCGTTCGGCGAGCTGGACAAAAAAGTCGCCGCGGCTTTCAAAAAAGCCGGTTCGCTGCTCAGCGAGGACGGCTTCAAGACGATCGGCAGCAAACCGGGCTTCTACGTCCGCAACGGCGGCTTCACGATCTTCTTCCAGCAGTACGAATACACGCCTTACGCGGCAGGTATTCCGTCCTTCGACTTCACGTTCGCTTCCCTGCTTCCAAAAGGCACCGATCCTTTTGCCGGCCTGTAA
- a CDS encoding beta-lactamase family protein, translating to MKKSNIWRSASVKWTKAVIASALALTLLPPTLSYAAETPTASASAAARDTALTSSSVTAFLDEFFALEEIQELAPGAAVVVVKNGRVLAEKGYGYADVDSKRRVDPKKDVFRMASVSKTFTAAAVMQLVEQGKLSLDADIRTYLGGITFENPFAEPVTVADLLTHRSGFKIQDAREEDLNPAKGQSVSMEDYIAKYMPDVVREPGTAYMYDNFAFLLLGYIVQQASGTPYETYMERNVFAPLNMGSTDFTLTADLRKRSATGYAAEETIKPYPVSESFMPQGGMLSTADDIAKFMTAFLNEGKTASGAQLLKADSVAAMSEYRSAIHPLLPDSTYGFESASQLPGAGSSSKVITKGGDVPGASSLMFLIPEQDTGVFVVYNQNGALREQLYAAFIYRFFPQYAAEATFPAFAAESPEQLERYAGLYKDLRVESVVSKVGPGSRGRMVISDPLTGERALRQVAPGLFMDANKMLVAFKTAADGSVSYLKEPYLNPMGYEQKGAKPSGFNDIASTHPYAKYILDLQSLGYYPNDPNMAFGPDEAVTRGEYVDMLMRTSAIPLSESKPELKDTVGHPYAAAIQTAYEFGLISGNDKGMFQPDRPITRQEAALIIYNSTGSLYPEELLDSVKLTGKTDKWAVSAVKLVVALGYHGPEVKFSASGAADFQSKKTLTRAENAAINDMLLTSTVTGAASLKDAAQPASEEPAA from the coding sequence TTGAAAAAATCGAATATCTGGAGATCGGCATCGGTCAAATGGACCAAAGCCGTGATCGCCTCGGCGCTTGCGCTGACGCTGCTCCCGCCTACCCTATCTTACGCCGCGGAGACGCCGACCGCGTCCGCATCGGCGGCAGCCCGGGACACCGCGCTTACGTCTTCCTCGGTCACCGCTTTTCTGGACGAGTTTTTTGCGTTGGAAGAAATACAGGAACTGGCTCCCGGAGCGGCGGTTGTCGTCGTGAAAAACGGCCGGGTGCTGGCGGAAAAAGGGTACGGCTACGCCGACGTGGACAGCAAACGCCGCGTCGATCCGAAAAAAGACGTCTTCCGGATGGCTTCCGTCTCGAAAACGTTCACCGCGGCCGCGGTCATGCAGTTGGTCGAGCAGGGCAAACTCAGCCTGGACGCGGACATTCGTACATATCTCGGCGGCATCACTTTTGAGAATCCGTTCGCCGAACCGGTTACCGTTGCCGATCTGCTCACGCATCGCAGCGGCTTCAAAATCCAGGACGCCCGCGAGGAAGACCTGAACCCTGCCAAAGGGCAGTCCGTCAGCATGGAAGACTATATCGCGAAGTATATGCCGGACGTCGTGCGCGAGCCGGGTACGGCTTACATGTACGACAACTTCGCTTTCCTGCTGCTCGGATACATCGTGCAGCAGGCGAGCGGCACGCCGTACGAGACGTATATGGAACGCAACGTGTTCGCGCCGCTCAACATGGGCAGCACCGACTTCACGCTGACCGCGGACCTGCGCAAGCGTTCGGCGACCGGCTATGCGGCCGAAGAGACGATCAAGCCTTATCCGGTCAGCGAAAGCTTCATGCCGCAGGGCGGCATGCTGTCGACGGCCGACGATATCGCCAAATTCATGACCGCCTTCTTGAACGAAGGCAAGACGGCTTCCGGCGCGCAGCTGCTCAAAGCCGATTCGGTAGCGGCCATGTCGGAATACCGTTCCGCGATCCATCCGCTGCTGCCGGACTCGACCTACGGGTTCGAATCGGCTTCGCAGCTTCCGGGCGCGGGCAGCAGCAGCAAAGTCATCACCAAGGGCGGCGACGTTCCGGGCGCAAGCTCGCTGATGTTTCTGATTCCCGAGCAGGATACCGGCGTATTCGTCGTCTACAACCAGAACGGCGCGCTGCGCGAGCAGCTGTACGCGGCATTTATCTACCGGTTCTTCCCGCAGTATGCGGCCGAAGCGACTTTCCCTGCGTTCGCGGCGGAATCGCCGGAGCAGCTTGAGCGCTATGCGGGATTGTATAAAGACCTGCGCGTCGAGAGCGTCGTCTCCAAAGTGGGACCGGGTTCGCGCGGACGCATGGTCATCTCCGACCCGCTGACCGGCGAGCGCGCGCTGCGCCAGGTAGCACCGGGGCTGTTTATGGATGCCAACAAGATGCTGGTAGCGTTCAAGACCGCTGCGGACGGCAGCGTCTCGTACCTCAAGGAACCTTACCTGAATCCGATGGGTTATGAGCAAAAAGGCGCGAAGCCGTCCGGCTTCAACGATATCGCGTCGACGCATCCGTACGCGAAGTACATTCTCGACCTGCAATCGCTCGGCTATTATCCGAACGATCCGAACATGGCGTTCGGACCGGACGAAGCCGTCACCCGCGGCGAGTACGTGGACATGCTGATGCGCACGTCGGCCATTCCGCTGTCGGAAAGCAAGCCCGAATTGAAAGATACGGTCGGACATCCGTATGCCGCGGCAATCCAGACCGCCTACGAGTTCGGCCTGATCTCGGGCAACGACAAAGGCATGTTCCAGCCGGACCGTCCGATTACCCGCCAGGAAGCGGCTCTGATCATCTACAATTCGACGGGCAGCCTGTATCCCGAAGAACTGCTGGACTCGGTCAAGCTTACGGGCAAGACCGACAAGTGGGCCGTATCCGCGGTCAAACTGGTCGTCGCTCTGGGCTACCACGGCCCCGAAGTGAAGTTCAGCGCTTCCGGCGCGGCCGACTTCCAGTCCAAGAAGACGCTGACCCGCGCCGAAAATGCGGCGATCAACGACATGCTGCTGACCAGCACCGTGACCGGTGCGGCCAGCCTCAAAGACGCGGCCCAACCGGCATCCGAGGAGCCGGCAGCCTGA
- a CDS encoding Rrf2 family transcriptional regulator — protein MNISTKFPVAVHTLILLSVSEPGTATSEFIASSVNTNPVVIRRITGMLGRAGLVEARAGIAGARLQKPLADITLFEVYRAVGAVGEGGLFGLHESPNPDCEVGRNIQAAMNPILLAAQRAMEQVLRDTSVADVAGDISHLDGLTLPEFSQAGR, from the coding sequence GTGAATATCAGCACCAAATTCCCCGTGGCCGTGCATACGTTGATTTTGCTTAGCGTTTCGGAGCCGGGCACGGCGACTTCCGAATTTATCGCAAGCAGCGTAAACACGAACCCCGTCGTGATTCGGCGCATCACCGGCATGCTCGGCCGTGCCGGCCTGGTCGAAGCGAGAGCGGGCATCGCCGGAGCGCGCCTGCAGAAGCCGCTTGCGGACATTACGCTGTTCGAAGTGTACCGCGCGGTCGGAGCCGTCGGCGAAGGCGGATTGTTCGGCCTGCACGAGAGTCCGAACCCGGACTGCGAAGTCGGCCGCAATATCCAGGCCGCCATGAACCCGATTCTGCTCGCCGCCCAGCGGGCGATGGAGCAGGTGCTGCGCGACACGAGCGTCGCCGACGTAGCCGGCGACATCTCGCATCTTGACGGGCTGACGCTGCCCGAGTTCTCGCAGGCCGGCCGCTAG
- a CDS encoding SIMPL domain-containing protein, whose protein sequence is MKMWMKPLGSVLIAGSLLVGGAAVPASLGMNQAHAAEVVAMNVINVAGKGEIKVTPDVAYLYIGVESNAATAAAAQKKTATSMSKLNTLLKGEWKIAAKDIETEQFNVSPNYTYSDDNGQTIKDYSSVHVLKVTYRDLDKLGQLLDAASEAGANRIQNISFAAENPDQYEEQAIAKAMSSANKKASAIAKSANRTLGAIVSISQDDAEAPIVYAQYERATADMAAGAPPTSIEPGQITVTTRLTVQYEMK, encoded by the coding sequence ATGAAAATGTGGATGAAACCGCTTGGCAGCGTATTGATCGCCGGATCTTTGCTCGTCGGAGGAGCGGCCGTGCCCGCGTCGCTCGGAATGAATCAGGCTCATGCCGCGGAGGTCGTTGCAATGAACGTTATCAATGTGGCCGGTAAAGGGGAAATCAAAGTAACGCCGGACGTCGCTTATCTGTACATCGGCGTGGAATCGAACGCGGCTACGGCAGCGGCGGCGCAGAAGAAAACGGCGACTTCGATGAGCAAGCTGAACACTCTGCTCAAAGGCGAGTGGAAAATTGCCGCCAAAGACATCGAGACGGAACAGTTCAACGTATCGCCGAACTACACGTACAGCGATGACAACGGCCAGACGATCAAGGACTACAGCTCCGTGCACGTGCTCAAAGTGACGTACCGCGACCTGGACAAGCTGGGCCAACTGCTGGACGCCGCTTCCGAAGCGGGAGCCAACCGTATCCAGAACATCAGCTTCGCGGCCGAGAATCCGGACCAGTACGAAGAGCAGGCCATCGCCAAAGCGATGTCCAGCGCCAACAAAAAAGCGTCGGCAATCGCCAAATCCGCCAACCGTACGCTCGGCGCGATCGTTTCGATCAGCCAGGACGACGCGGAAGCTCCGATCGTGTACGCGCAGTACGAACGCGCTACGGCGGACATGGCGGCGGGTGCCCCCCCGACTTCTATCGAACCGGGTCAAATCACGGTAACGACCCGTCTGACCGTGCAATACGAGATGAAATAA
- a CDS encoding branched-chain amino acid aminotransferase yields the protein MQGELKIQETTQRKPKPDTANLSFGVYMTDHMFTMDYKKGEGWHDAKIVPYGPIPMDPAAKVFHYGQTIFEGMKAYMGEDGDIRLFRPEKNFERFNRSCRRMSIPEIDESFVLQALKELIKLDRSWVPSAPGTSLYIRPFAIATENHLGANPSLSYKMMIILSPVGAYYAEGLNPVRIHVETRDVRAVAGGVGEAKTAGNYAASMQAQENAYGAGYSQVLWLDGVHRKYVEEVGSMNVFFRIGDRIVTPSLSGSILNGITRDSSIQMLRDFGFEVEERPVTIDELSAFAEDGTLLEAFGTGTAAVVSPIGEIGWNGKTFKIGGGETGEWTRRLYDELTALQRGDIEDRFGWTEVICSAETTQG from the coding sequence ATGCAGGGTGAACTGAAGATTCAAGAGACGACGCAGCGCAAACCGAAACCGGATACCGCCAATCTGTCGTTTGGCGTTTATATGACGGACCATATGTTCACGATGGACTACAAAAAGGGCGAAGGTTGGCACGATGCCAAGATCGTTCCTTACGGACCGATCCCGATGGACCCGGCAGCCAAAGTGTTCCATTACGGACAGACCATTTTCGAAGGCATGAAAGCCTATATGGGCGAAGACGGCGATATCCGTCTGTTCCGTCCGGAGAAAAACTTCGAGCGCTTCAACCGCTCCTGCCGCCGGATGAGCATTCCGGAGATCGACGAGAGCTTCGTGCTCCAAGCGCTCAAGGAACTGATCAAGCTTGATCGCAGCTGGGTGCCTTCGGCGCCGGGAACGTCGCTGTACATCCGTCCGTTCGCGATCGCGACCGAGAATCATCTCGGCGCGAACCCTTCGCTTAGCTACAAGATGATGATCATCCTGTCGCCGGTCGGAGCCTATTACGCGGAAGGGCTGAATCCGGTCCGTATCCACGTGGAGACGCGCGACGTACGCGCCGTCGCGGGCGGAGTCGGCGAAGCCAAGACGGCCGGCAACTACGCGGCAAGCATGCAGGCGCAGGAGAATGCTTACGGAGCCGGCTACTCGCAGGTGCTGTGGCTGGACGGCGTACACCGCAAGTACGTGGAAGAAGTCGGCAGCATGAACGTCTTTTTCCGGATCGGAGACCGCATCGTCACGCCTTCGCTCAGCGGAAGCATCCTGAACGGCATCACGCGCGATTCGTCGATCCAGATGCTGCGCGATTTCGGCTTCGAAGTGGAAGAGCGTCCGGTCACGATCGACGAACTCAGCGCTTTCGCCGAAGACGGCACGCTGCTTGAAGCGTTCGGCACCGGCACGGCGGCCGTCGTGTCGCCGATCGGCGAGATCGGCTGGAACGGCAAAACGTTCAAAATCGGCGGCGGAGAGACCGGCGAATGGACGCGCCGCCTGTACGACGAGCTGACTGCGCTGCAGCGCGGCGATATCGAAGACCGTTTTGGCTGGACCGAAGTGATCTGCAGCGCGGAAACGACGCAGGGTTGA
- the whiA gene encoding DNA-binding protein WhiA, translating into MSFAAQTKKELTMVEADACCEQAELSALIRMNGSIQLSNKKVILDISTENAAIARRIYSLIKKHYSVHTELLVRKKMRLKKNNVYIVRIPAGVQELLASLKITSEGFQFLPGISPDIVKKNCCKRAYLRGAFMAGGSVNNPEGSSYHLEIASMYEEHCQSLVDLANEFHLNARCIERKKGFIFYLKEGEKIIELLNIIGAHQALFKFEDVRIMRDMRNSVNRIVNCETANLNKTIGAAVRQIDNIRFLQREMGLERLPEKLREVAEVRLAHPEINLKEVGELLKGNVSKSGVNHRLRKLDIMAEKIRGG; encoded by the coding sequence ATGTCGTTTGCGGCTCAGACCAAAAAAGAATTGACGATGGTGGAGGCGGACGCCTGCTGCGAACAAGCGGAGCTGTCGGCGCTTATACGCATGAACGGCTCGATCCAGCTCTCCAACAAAAAAGTCATTCTGGACATTTCTACCGAAAACGCGGCGATCGCACGCCGGATCTATTCTTTGATCAAAAAGCATTACAGCGTCCATACGGAGCTGCTCGTGCGCAAAAAAATGCGTCTCAAAAAAAACAACGTGTACATCGTCCGGATTCCGGCCGGCGTGCAGGAACTGCTCGCTTCGCTCAAGATCACGTCGGAAGGGTTCCAATTCCTGCCCGGCATCAGTCCCGATATCGTCAAAAAGAACTGCTGCAAGCGTGCCTACCTGCGCGGCGCCTTCATGGCGGGCGGTTCGGTCAACAATCCGGAAGGGTCTTCGTACCATCTGGAGATCGCCTCCATGTACGAAGAACACTGCCAGTCGCTCGTCGACCTGGCGAACGAATTCCATCTGAACGCCCGCTGCATCGAACGGAAGAAAGGCTTCATTTTCTACCTCAAAGAAGGCGAGAAGATCATTGAACTGCTGAATATTATCGGAGCCCATCAGGCTCTGTTCAAATTCGAGGACGTCCGGATCATGCGCGACATGCGCAATTCGGTCAACCGGATCGTAAACTGCGAGACGGCCAACCTCAACAAGACGATCGGCGCCGCCGTGCGGCAGATCGACAATATCCGCTTCCTGCAAAGGGAAATGGGGCTGGAACGGCTGCCGGAGAAGCTGCGCGAAGTGGCGGAAGTCCGGTTGGCCCATCCCGAGATCAACCTCAAGGAAGTGGGCGAACTGCTCAAGGGCAACGTCAGCAAATCCGGCGTCAATCACCGGCTGCGCAAGCTCGATATTATGGCGGAGAAGATTCGGGGCGGCTGA
- a CDS encoding HPr family phosphocarrier protein, which produces MTKHPVVVRLKTGLHARPAALFVQEANKYSSEIFVEKEDKKVNAKSIMGIMSLAISSGTEVHISAEGADAEQAVNALMSLVSKEELENQ; this is translated from the coding sequence ATGACCAAACACCCGGTAGTCGTCAGACTGAAGACGGGGCTGCACGCGAGACCTGCGGCTTTGTTCGTTCAGGAAGCCAATAAATATTCTTCCGAAATCTTTGTAGAGAAGGAAGACAAAAAAGTAAACGCCAAAAGCATCATGGGCATCATGAGCCTGGCAATCAGTTCCGGTACTGAAGTTCACATCAGTGCGGAAGGCGCGGACGCCGAGCAGGCTGTAAACGCTTTAATGAGCCTTGTCAGCAAAGAAGAATTGGAAAACCAATAA
- a CDS encoding LysR family transcriptional regulator encodes MDLRQLRYFSAVFRDGQITSAAKKLNMEQPPLSRQMKLLEEELGTPLFDRSGRKLIPTEAGRRLYERSEALLVQLEETLLEIRELGEGIGGTLSIGAVVSCVSLLPGAIERFGREHPAVTFNIQEGDHFQLAELLRQRRIELIVARLPFEAPPGADDYGIAPLPPDPLAAAVPAGWTEYAGRRSLDLNELSTRPLLTLKTDRTTGMHERIMQEFAARGAAPRVFCECSSVAVILALVAQGLGASLLPRSVLASFRSEDFRVLELGDAVLQADVGLVWLQGRYLSRSAERFMDKLLEPREPREPRE; translated from the coding sequence ATGGATCTTCGCCAACTGCGCTATTTTTCCGCCGTGTTCAGGGACGGGCAAATCACTTCCGCCGCCAAAAAATTGAATATGGAACAGCCTCCCCTCAGCCGGCAGATGAAGCTGCTCGAAGAAGAACTCGGCACGCCGCTGTTCGACCGCAGCGGCCGCAAGCTGATCCCGACGGAAGCCGGCAGACGGCTGTACGAACGTTCCGAAGCGCTGCTCGTGCAGCTGGAAGAGACGCTGCTCGAGATCCGGGAGCTTGGCGAAGGCATCGGCGGCACGCTGTCGATCGGCGCCGTCGTCTCGTGCGTGTCGCTGCTGCCCGGCGCGATCGAACGGTTCGGGCGGGAACATCCCGCCGTGACGTTCAATATCCAGGAAGGCGACCATTTCCAGCTCGCCGAACTGCTGCGCCAGCGCCGGATCGAGCTGATCGTCGCGCGGCTGCCGTTCGAGGCGCCGCCGGGCGCCGACGATTACGGCATCGCGCCGCTGCCGCCCGATCCGCTGGCCGCCGCCGTGCCGGCCGGCTGGACCGAATACGCGGGCAGGCGCAGCCTGGACCTGAACGAACTGTCGACGCGTCCGCTTCTGACGCTCAAGACCGACCGCACGACCGGCATGCATGAGCGGATCATGCAGGAGTTTGCGGCGCGCGGCGCCGCGCCCCGCGTCTTCTGCGAATGTTCCAGCGTCGCGGTCATTCTCGCGCTCGTCGCCCAGGGGCTCGGCGCTTCGCTGCTGCCCCGCTCTGTCCTCGCTTCGTTCCGTTCGGAAGATTTTCGCGTTCTGGAACTCGGCGACGCCGTGCTGCAGGCCGATGTCGGTCTTGTCTGGCTGCAGGGCCGCTATTTGTCCAGAAGCGCGGAACGCTTCATGGACAAGCTGCTCGAACCCCGCGAACCCCGCGAACCCCGCGAATAA
- a CDS encoding DUF4262 domain-containing protein has product MIETMNIPEDRKQYYRRLLHENPGRNLFERYSLFCQEYTDFARKRLSYIPELMNKGWMPIVLSDEGMNYAFTIGLEYSFGHPEILIASPNRSARQLNRMLEWFAQRVEEGSRMETEADYGTELRRQPDFSDIESEAAFRHYEESDADNYPCGYLYSFYGYFADRTLETGKLPILVMELDFPVLPAPPGGRLSSIMGAPRWNEGNEGADA; this is encoded by the coding sequence GTGATCGAAACAATGAACATTCCCGAAGACCGCAAACAATATTACCGCAGGCTGCTGCACGAAAATCCCGGTCGCAACCTGTTCGAGCGTTATTCGTTGTTTTGCCAGGAGTATACGGACTTTGCACGCAAAAGACTGTCTTACATCCCCGAGCTCATGAACAAGGGGTGGATGCCGATCGTTTTGTCTGATGAAGGAATGAACTACGCGTTTACGATTGGATTGGAATACAGCTTTGGCCATCCCGAAATTTTGATTGCGTCGCCGAACCGTTCGGCTCGCCAGTTGAACCGCATGCTGGAATGGTTCGCGCAGCGCGTGGAAGAAGGCAGCCGCATGGAGACGGAAGCCGATTACGGCACCGAATTGAGACGTCAGCCGGATTTCAGCGATATCGAAAGCGAAGCCGCTTTTCGCCATTACGAGGAATCGGACGCGGACAATTACCCGTGCGGCTATCTGTATTCGTTCTACGGATACTTCGCCGACCGCACGCTGGAGACCGGCAAGCTGCCGATTCTCGTCATGGAACTGGATTTTCCGGTGCTGCCCGCGCCTCCCGGAGGCCGGCTGTCGAGCATCATGGGCGCACCCAGGTGGAATGAAGGCAACGAAGGAGCCGATGCGTAA
- a CDS encoding AIM24 family protein, translating to MQFRHNDFRVFSSLRRENMIIEVIQAGGLPENYNAELAKSVNHHDSERFGWQQVRILLDDSSAILEAGALQFMFGNIEMENRSGGVGGFAKKFVGSAVTGETASKPVYRGTGEIYLEPKRKDFTLIELAPGEEIIVDDGLFYCAENTVKVGVAKQGNASTALFGGEGLFQTKITATDSSYVVLELPVPEYELVRYELKGETLKVDGTFAVLRSSTIEFSIERSTKSLMGSASSGEGMLQTFRGHGEVWLAPTLPMRAQPF from the coding sequence ATGCAATTTCGCCATAACGATTTTCGCGTCTTCAGTTCGCTCCGCAGAGAAAATATGATCATCGAAGTCATTCAGGCCGGCGGCCTGCCGGAAAATTATAACGCCGAACTGGCCAAATCCGTAAACCATCACGATTCGGAACGGTTCGGCTGGCAGCAGGTGCGCATCCTGCTCGACGACTCTTCGGCCATTCTCGAAGCGGGCGCGCTCCAGTTCATGTTCGGCAATATCGAGATGGAGAACCGCTCCGGCGGCGTGGGCGGCTTCGCCAAGAAGTTCGTCGGCAGCGCCGTGACGGGCGAGACCGCGAGCAAGCCGGTCTACCGCGGCACGGGCGAAATCTATCTGGAACCCAAACGCAAAGACTTCACGCTGATCGAGCTTGCGCCGGGCGAAGAGATCATCGTGGACGACGGTCTGTTCTACTGTGCGGAAAACACGGTCAAAGTCGGCGTCGCCAAACAGGGCAATGCCTCGACGGCGCTGTTCGGCGGCGAAGGGCTGTTCCAGACGAAGATCACGGCGACGGACAGCAGCTATGTCGTGCTGGAACTGCCGGTACCGGAATACGAACTCGTCCGCTACGAACTCAAAGGCGAGACGCTCAAAGTCGACGGAACGTTCGCGGTGCTGCGCAGCAGCACGATCGAATTCTCTATCGAGCGTTCGACCAAGTCGCTGATGGGCTCGGCTTCGTCCGGCGAAGGCATGCTCCAGACGTTCCGCGGCCACGGCGAAGTGTGGCTGGCCCCGACGCTGCCGATGCGCGCGCAGCCTTTCTAA